The genomic segment GATATTAAGGCTAGTATTCCAAGTAAAGCTAAGGATGTTAGCATATCATATGATGGTAAGTATTTAACGTATAAGTTAGATGAAGAGTTATATTTGGAGGACACTGCTACAGGTACCAGCAATAAGGTCACAACAGAAAGCAAAGGAACTATTATGTACTGTGATTGGCTTCAAGAAAGAGACATATTAGTAATAGCTGAGAAAGCCAAAAAAGAAGGAGAATCTAAAGTTCAAATTGTAACCTATAATGTAAAAAATTCAACAGAGTCTTTAGTTAAAGAAATATGCTCAGCTGAAGATGACATGGAAGTTAGTAAGATAAGTGCATCTATATTTACGAACGTGTACTATGTAGATATTTATAAAGGTGGATTAAAGAGTATAGTTTATAGAATTGACATAAATAATGATATGAGTAAAGTGTCACTTAAGACTAATGTATTAGGAAATATGCAAGTAGTTCCACATAACGATAGATTAGTATATGAAGATAAGTTGAATAGTAAATTTTTTGTTACGAGCCCTAATAAGCAATTGGTGTTTAATGGTAATAAGAATCTGACACTTCTTGGAATTGATAGAAATGATGTGATTTATGTTGGGGAGCTTAATGGTGATAAAATTACCAATATCACTTATGGAAAAGTTGATGAGGATACAGCAAATTGGAAAAAGGTAACACTTGATTCGGTTGTAAATGTTAATGACTTGTATTTTAGCAATAAGAGTGAAATACTAGTTAATGATAATCTTAAAGGTAGTGTCAAGAATTTAAGTACAGGAAAAGAAGTTGAATATGAAGGGAAACTTGTTCAAATTAAAGAAGATTTTATAGCTACGGAAGATAATAGTGGAAAATTGGTTTATAAAAGTTTAAATGATAATAAATAAAGTTGGTAAGTAAAGAGTGTTTAATTGAATTTAAATTAAACACTCTTTATTAAATTAGATCTTATAATATATATGTTGCAACTGAGCTTCTAACTTTTATATTAGTTAGGTATTTGGTTTACTAAAATTTAAAATGCAAGTTTATTAGTAAAATGTGCATAGAATAAGGTTGTAATCTAAACGAATAAGTGCACTTACATTGTTGAGATTAATCTTTTATGATATAATGTTGGAAATAAATAGTAAGCAGTGATTTTAACGTTTTATGTAAATACTTACGACAGTTATAATAAAGTTAATGAAAATAAAAAATATATATGCCTAAAAAGTTTAATTTATAAAAGTTTGTCTTAAACTATTATGGAATAAAAACTGAATAATCTTGTAAGAACAGAATTATATTATTTAGTTGCAATATATAAGTTACTTTAATGGAATTTGTTCTAAGTATGATATAATATAAAACATACATATCGAAAGAGGAGGAAAACATGAATTCAATACTTAATATGATTTTAATGATTCCGGGAATGCTTATTGCATTTACATTTCATGAATATGCTCATGCATTAGTAGCTGATAAGTTAGGGGATAAGACACCGAGATTTCAAGGAAGATTAACATTAAACCCAATTGCTCATATTGATCCTGTAGGGTTTGTAGCGGTACTTATCTTTAGTTTTGGTTGGGCAAAGCCAGTACAGACTAATCCGTCAGCTTATAAAAATTATTATAAAGATGATTTAAAGGTAAGCTTAGCCGGGCCGATTGCAAATTTTATAGTTGCTATAGTAGCTGCATTGGTGTTGGGGATTTATGTAAGGTTTGTATACGGATTTCTGCCAATGGCATTAGCCGGTGTACTATATTCAATGATATATTTAATAATTGTAATTAATATAAACATAGGATTATTTAATTTGATACCAATACCAGGATTAGATGGATTCAGTCTTTTAAGAGATTTGAAGCCCAATACGTTCTATAGATTTGAAGAAAAGTTTTATCAATATCAAATGCTAATAATGCTAGCATTAATATTTGTTGGGGGAAGAATAATACATATTCCAGCAGAAATAATAAAAAATGCATTACTAAAGATTTTTCTATAATATGAAATCCCCTGTAATATAATAGTATATTCAGGGGATATTGAAATTTAAGTTGACAAAATTTAAGATAATTTGTATAATATATTATCATTAATATTGAAAATTCTAAGAAGAGGAAAGTAGTTTAATTGATTCCTTAAGCGAGTGGGGAGACGGTGTAAGCCCTATGGATAGATTATAATGAAGAGAGCCTTGGAGAAATCACCTGAAATAAGTGGTTAAAAAGATAATAATTTAATATAGCTGATATGATATATAAGTTATTATTTTTAA from the Clostridium beijerinckii genome contains:
- a CDS encoding dipeptidyl-peptidase IV, with translation MKMFKKITAWALLSILLQISGLYILENFIFKHTSEFKSNKIEVQKKDITKDIKASIPSKAKDVSISYDGKYLTYKLDEELYLEDTATGTSNKVTTESKGTIMYCDWLQERDILVIAEKAKKEGESKVQIVTYNVKNSTESLVKEICSAEDDMEVSKISASIFTNVYYVDIYKGGLKSIVYRIDINNDMSKVSLKTNVLGNMQVVPHNDRLVYEDKLNSKFFVTSPNKQLVFNGNKNLTLLGIDRNDVIYVGELNGDKITNITYGKVDEDTANWKKVTLDSVVNVNDLYFSNKSEILVNDNLKGSVKNLSTGKEVEYEGKLVQIKEDFIATEDNSGKLVYKSLNDNK
- a CDS encoding site-2 protease family protein → MNSILNMILMIPGMLIAFTFHEYAHALVADKLGDKTPRFQGRLTLNPIAHIDPVGFVAVLIFSFGWAKPVQTNPSAYKNYYKDDLKVSLAGPIANFIVAIVAALVLGIYVRFVYGFLPMALAGVLYSMIYLIIVININIGLFNLIPIPGLDGFSLLRDLKPNTFYRFEEKFYQYQMLIMLALIFVGGRIIHIPAEIIKNALLKIFL